A region from the Andrena cerasifolii isolate SP2316 chromosome 9, iyAndCera1_principal, whole genome shotgun sequence genome encodes:
- the Tsp74f gene encoding tetraspanin 74F: MGYGTEMDGCGRCMKYFLFFINFVIFIGGVGIAGLSIWALMDKVPWIGELVGNDLLTGAIYVLLAGGIIVAVISFFGCIGASREVKCMLLTYFIIVFLLFVTILIGGVLAYVFREKLVSTLQREMSSSMRVYDSRKPVREAWDTTQSTLHCCGVTNWRDWGSLGLNVPESCCREIQPGQRFNCNGGADTVNPSNAYLEGCINGTRIYMQKHATIMGGAGIALACLMFIGMIFSCALFKMIE; the protein is encoded by the exons ATGGGCTACGGGACGGAGATGGACGGCTGCGGCCGGTGTATGAAGTACTTCCTGTTCTTCATCAACTTCGTGATCTTT ATCGGCGGAGTTGGCATAGCTGGGTTATCGATATGGGCTCTGATGGACAAGGTGCCGTGGATAGGCGAGCTGGTGGGCAACGATCTGCTAACGGGTGCGATCTACGTTCTCCTGGCTGGCGGAATAATCGTCGCCGTGATATCCTTCTTCGGCTGTATCGGGGCGTCCCGGGAAGTCAAGTGCATGCTTCTCACG TACTTCATCATCGTGTTCCTGCTGTTCGTGACGATACTAATTGGCGGAGTGCTCGCGTACGTGTTCCGTGAGAAATTGGTGAGCACACTCCAGAGGGAAATGTCGAGTTCGATGAGAGTTTACGATAGCCGTAAGCCTGTCAGAGAAGCCTGGGACACCACCCAATCCACG CTCCATTGCTGCGGCGTAACCAACTGGAGAGACTGGGGAAGTTTGGGATTGAACGTGCCCGAGAGTTGCTGTCGCGAGATACAGCCTGGCCAG CGGTTCAACTGCAACGGCGGAGCGGACACGGTGAATCCCTCGAATGCCTACCTCGAAGGTTGCATCAATGGAACGCGGATTTACATGCAGAAGCACGCGACGATCATGGGCGGCGCCGGCATTGCACTCGCGTGCCTGATG TTCATCGGCATGATATTCTCCTGCGCCCTCTTCAAGATGATAGAATGA
- the Tdrd3 gene encoding tudor domain containing 3 isoform X1, producing MTVNIMEKLMDKGWYITDHGYNIASDSGNVADMHKVVKRLLDLDLKEIGSGQGDITQGNIVLQIQKIRNVAAPKSNEESRAAPRLLKFSLTDGRNNFQAIEVEHISSLSLNTPPGTKVLIASGNLPMTHGIILLRPSYIAHVLGGKVTNLVEKWELNKKLALHTRVRSTDEGGPPPWIPFGKKIIKVNEHDKNFKALAEKEKSSKENAEFEAQRKDAIAEAAKQGSKKIFGGGNKQLLDHSVQKIVDQGFSIDQAEYALKVNRNNVDRALKSLQKVDTRHTTTKETREPRNKRFDKKGEESKPSSGKISLFDFLEDKLPLQSETTEMSNPSPNSYTYSAESNHDRVDSRSNEGASGKGGSRGQKLGRGYQVPPRHSEENKGNKKSNFNNPATSQYSQYNGGNTSQQNKPPRFQRNQDTHNYSYQDTGSKMYQKSQVGDTRNSSLQTRADGTSMTDNSTYFKASHDQHGKNIGTSRNYNHHEPDARNRQTYDASYGRHNRAQEDGTHRAYPANTNDKNYKNQLNRYQPNDSSGGKGTIGPNSQRGQNHYSTNENANASVGGTWVWRVGDKCLAKYWEDNRYYDAKVTAVSDRTCVVQFKGFENYEEVLQVDCLPVSDDSEIQDFVMDQKQSDQWFNNRQPRYDQQTQNHIAAGMEFRRGGGGGAPSSKGGYNRKRNQQRSTQPIYQPPAQRCQSSMPMNTQSNSLL from the exons ATGACGGTGAATATTATGGAAAAGTTGATGGACAAAGGGTG GTACATTACAGATCATGGTTATAATATCGCAAGCGATTCTGGGAACGTCGCGGATATGCACAAGGTCGTTAAGAGATTGTTGGAC CTCGATTTAAAAGAGATTGGTAGTGGTCAAGGGGATATCACTCAGGGGAATATCGTGTTGCAAATACAAAAGATACGCAATGTAGCCGCTCCTAAGAGCAACGAGGAATCCCGCGCGGCTCCGCGTCTATTGAAGTTCTCCTTGACGGAcggtagaaataattttcaagccATAGAAGTCGAACACATCTCGTCTTTAAG TTTAAATACTCCACCTGGTACAAAAGTGCTGATCGCTTCTGGAAATTTACCAATGACCCATGGGATTATCTTACTGAGACCTTCGTACATAGCGCATGTGCTCGGAGGGAAAGTGACTAATCTCGTGGAAAAGTGGGAACTTAATAAA AAATTGGCATTGCATACAAGAGTAAGGTCGACGGACGAAGGTGGTCCCCCGCCGTGGATACCATTCGGCAAAAAGATCATAAAGGTTAACGAACACGATAAAAATTTCAAGGCTTTGGCGGAAAAAGAGAAATCTAGTAAAGAGAACGCAGAATTCGAAGCTCAGCGTAAGGACGCTATAGCTGAGGCTGCTAAGCAAGGTAGCAAAAAGATCTTTGGCGGGGGAAATAAACAG CTGTTAGACCATAGTGTACAGAAGATTGTAGATCAAGGGTTTTCTATAGACCAAGCAGAGTACGCCTTGAAAGTTAATCGAAATAATGTTGATAGAGCTTTGAAAAGTTTGCAGAAAGTAGATACCAGACACAC CACGACTAAAGAGACTCGAGAACCTCGTAACAAACGATTCGATAAGAAAGGCGAAGAAAGTAAACCGAGTAGTGGAAAAATATCTCTGTTTGATTTTCTCGAGGATAAACTGCCTTTACAGTCCGAAACTACAGAGATGAGCAATCCGTCACCGAATAGTTATACGTATAGTGCGGAAAGTAATCACGATAGAGTTGATTCTAGAAGTAACGAAGGTGCAAGTGGAAAGGGCGGAAG tAGGGGACAAAAACTGGGGCGCGGCTATCAAGTTCCTCCAAGACATTCGGAAGAAAATAAGGGTAATAAAAAATCAAACTTTAATAATCCTGCTACCTCTCAATATTCGCAATACAACGGTGGAAACACTTCTCAACAAAACAAACCGCCGAGATTTCAACGAAACCAAGATACTCATAATTACTCTTACCAAGACACCGGCAGTAAAATGTATCAAAAGTCTCAAGTCGGTGACACCCGAAACTCCAGCTTGCAAACGCGCGCGGACGGAACTAGCATGACCGATAATAGTACCTACTTTAAAGCTTCGCACGATCAACATGGAAAGAATATCGGTACCAGCAGAAATTATAATCATCATGAGCCCGATGCCAGGAATAGGCAAACTTATGATGCTTCTTACGGTAGGCATAATCGAGCACAAGAAGACGGAACACATAGAGCTTATCCTGCAAACACAAatgataaaaattacaaaaaccaACTGAACAGATATCAACCAAATGACAGTTCTGGTGGCAAGGGGACCATTGGGCCCAACAGCCAAAGAGGCCAGAATCATTATAGTACCAATGAAAATGCGAATGCCTCTGTTGGTGGTACGTGGGTTTGGCGAGTAGGTGATAAATGTCTGGCCAAATATTGGGAGGACAATAGG TATTACGACGCGAAAGTCACTGCCGTGTCAGATAGGACGTGTGTCGTTCAGTTCAAAGGATTCGAAAACTACGAAGAAGTGCTCCAAGTGGACTGTCTACCCGTATCGGATGAT AGTGAAATTCAAGATTTCGTCATGGACCAGAAGCAGTCAGATCAATGGTTTAATAACAGGCAGCCTCGCTACGATCAACAAACACAAAATCATATAGCCG CAGGTATGGAATTTCGAAGAGGCGGCGGTGGAGGTGCCCCTTCGAGCAAAGGTGGTTACAATAGGAAGCGTAACCAGCAACGAAGCACGCAGCCAATCTATCAACCTCCAGCTCAGCGATGTCAGAGTTCTATGCCTATGAATACTCAAAGTAATTCCTTGCTTTAA
- the Tdrd3 gene encoding tudor domain containing 3 isoform X2, giving the protein MTVNIMEKLMDKGWYITDHGYNIASDSGNVADMHKVVKRLLDLDLKEIGSGQGDITQGNIVLQIQKIRNVAAPKSNEESRAAPRLLKFSLTDGRNNFQAIEVEHISSLSLNTPPGTKVLIASGNLPMTHGIILLRPSYIAHVLGGKVTNLVEKWELNKKLALHTRVRSTDEGGPPPWIPFGKKIIKVNEHDKNFKALAEKEKSSKENAEFEAQRKDAIAEAAKQGSKKIFGGGNKQLLDHSVQKIVDQGFSIDQAEYALKVNRNNVDRALKSLQKVDTRHTTTKETREPRNKRFDKKGEESKPSSGKISLFDFLEDKLPLQSETTEMSNPSPNSYTYSAESNHDRVDSRSNEGASGKGGRGQKLGRGYQVPPRHSEENKGNKKSNFNNPATSQYSQYNGGNTSQQNKPPRFQRNQDTHNYSYQDTGSKMYQKSQVGDTRNSSLQTRADGTSMTDNSTYFKASHDQHGKNIGTSRNYNHHEPDARNRQTYDASYGRHNRAQEDGTHRAYPANTNDKNYKNQLNRYQPNDSSGGKGTIGPNSQRGQNHYSTNENANASVGGTWVWRVGDKCLAKYWEDNRYYDAKVTAVSDRTCVVQFKGFENYEEVLQVDCLPVSDDSEIQDFVMDQKQSDQWFNNRQPRYDQQTQNHIAAGMEFRRGGGGGAPSSKGGYNRKRNQQRSTQPIYQPPAQRCQSSMPMNTQSNSLL; this is encoded by the exons ATGACGGTGAATATTATGGAAAAGTTGATGGACAAAGGGTG GTACATTACAGATCATGGTTATAATATCGCAAGCGATTCTGGGAACGTCGCGGATATGCACAAGGTCGTTAAGAGATTGTTGGAC CTCGATTTAAAAGAGATTGGTAGTGGTCAAGGGGATATCACTCAGGGGAATATCGTGTTGCAAATACAAAAGATACGCAATGTAGCCGCTCCTAAGAGCAACGAGGAATCCCGCGCGGCTCCGCGTCTATTGAAGTTCTCCTTGACGGAcggtagaaataattttcaagccATAGAAGTCGAACACATCTCGTCTTTAAG TTTAAATACTCCACCTGGTACAAAAGTGCTGATCGCTTCTGGAAATTTACCAATGACCCATGGGATTATCTTACTGAGACCTTCGTACATAGCGCATGTGCTCGGAGGGAAAGTGACTAATCTCGTGGAAAAGTGGGAACTTAATAAA AAATTGGCATTGCATACAAGAGTAAGGTCGACGGACGAAGGTGGTCCCCCGCCGTGGATACCATTCGGCAAAAAGATCATAAAGGTTAACGAACACGATAAAAATTTCAAGGCTTTGGCGGAAAAAGAGAAATCTAGTAAAGAGAACGCAGAATTCGAAGCTCAGCGTAAGGACGCTATAGCTGAGGCTGCTAAGCAAGGTAGCAAAAAGATCTTTGGCGGGGGAAATAAACAG CTGTTAGACCATAGTGTACAGAAGATTGTAGATCAAGGGTTTTCTATAGACCAAGCAGAGTACGCCTTGAAAGTTAATCGAAATAATGTTGATAGAGCTTTGAAAAGTTTGCAGAAAGTAGATACCAGACACAC CACGACTAAAGAGACTCGAGAACCTCGTAACAAACGATTCGATAAGAAAGGCGAAGAAAGTAAACCGAGTAGTGGAAAAATATCTCTGTTTGATTTTCTCGAGGATAAACTGCCTTTACAGTCCGAAACTACAGAGATGAGCAATCCGTCACCGAATAGTTATACGTATAGTGCGGAAAGTAATCACGATAGAGTTGATTCTAGAAGTAACGAAGGTGCAAGTGGAAAGGGCGGAAG GGGACAAAAACTGGGGCGCGGCTATCAAGTTCCTCCAAGACATTCGGAAGAAAATAAGGGTAATAAAAAATCAAACTTTAATAATCCTGCTACCTCTCAATATTCGCAATACAACGGTGGAAACACTTCTCAACAAAACAAACCGCCGAGATTTCAACGAAACCAAGATACTCATAATTACTCTTACCAAGACACCGGCAGTAAAATGTATCAAAAGTCTCAAGTCGGTGACACCCGAAACTCCAGCTTGCAAACGCGCGCGGACGGAACTAGCATGACCGATAATAGTACCTACTTTAAAGCTTCGCACGATCAACATGGAAAGAATATCGGTACCAGCAGAAATTATAATCATCATGAGCCCGATGCCAGGAATAGGCAAACTTATGATGCTTCTTACGGTAGGCATAATCGAGCACAAGAAGACGGAACACATAGAGCTTATCCTGCAAACACAAatgataaaaattacaaaaaccaACTGAACAGATATCAACCAAATGACAGTTCTGGTGGCAAGGGGACCATTGGGCCCAACAGCCAAAGAGGCCAGAATCATTATAGTACCAATGAAAATGCGAATGCCTCTGTTGGTGGTACGTGGGTTTGGCGAGTAGGTGATAAATGTCTGGCCAAATATTGGGAGGACAATAGG TATTACGACGCGAAAGTCACTGCCGTGTCAGATAGGACGTGTGTCGTTCAGTTCAAAGGATTCGAAAACTACGAAGAAGTGCTCCAAGTGGACTGTCTACCCGTATCGGATGAT AGTGAAATTCAAGATTTCGTCATGGACCAGAAGCAGTCAGATCAATGGTTTAATAACAGGCAGCCTCGCTACGATCAACAAACACAAAATCATATAGCCG CAGGTATGGAATTTCGAAGAGGCGGCGGTGGAGGTGCCCCTTCGAGCAAAGGTGGTTACAATAGGAAGCGTAACCAGCAACGAAGCACGCAGCCAATCTATCAACCTCCAGCTCAGCGATGTCAGAGTTCTATGCCTATGAATACTCAAAGTAATTCCTTGCTTTAA
- the Tdrd3 gene encoding tudor domain containing 3 isoform X4, with protein sequence MTVNIMEKLMDKGWYITDHGYNIASDSGNVADMHKVVKRLLDLDLKEIGSGQGDITQGNIVLQIQKIRNVAAPKSNEESRAAPRLLKFSLTDGRNNFQAIEVEHISSLSLNTPPGTKVLIASGNLPMTHGIILLRPSYIAHVLGGKVTNLVEKWELNKKLALHTRVRSTDEGGPPPWIPFGKKIIKVNEHDKNFKALAEKEKSSKENAEFEAQRKDAIAEAAKQGSKKIFGGGNKQLLDHSVQKIVDQGFSIDQAEYALKVNRNNVDRALKSLQKVDTRHTTTKETREPRNKRFDKKGEESKPSSGKISLFDFLEDKLPLQSETTEMSNPSPNSYTYSAESNHDRVDSRSNEGASGKGGRGQKLGRGYQVPPRHSEENKGNKKSNFNNPATSQYSQYNGGNTSQQNKPPRFQRNQDTHNYSYQDTGSKMYQKSQVGDTRNSSLQTRADGTSMTDNSTYFKASHDQHGKNIGTSRNYNHHEPDARNRQTYDASYGRHNRAQEDGTHRAYPANTNDKNYKNQLNRYQPNDSSGGKGTIGPNSQRGQNHYSTNENANASVGGTWVWRVGDKCLAKYWEDNRYYDAKVTAVSDRTCVVQFKGFENYEEVLQVDCLPVSDDSEIQDFVMDQKQSDQWFNNRQPRYDQQTQNHIAGMEFRRGGGGGAPSSKGGYNRKRNQQRSTQPIYQPPAQRCQSSMPMNTQSNSLL encoded by the exons ATGACGGTGAATATTATGGAAAAGTTGATGGACAAAGGGTG GTACATTACAGATCATGGTTATAATATCGCAAGCGATTCTGGGAACGTCGCGGATATGCACAAGGTCGTTAAGAGATTGTTGGAC CTCGATTTAAAAGAGATTGGTAGTGGTCAAGGGGATATCACTCAGGGGAATATCGTGTTGCAAATACAAAAGATACGCAATGTAGCCGCTCCTAAGAGCAACGAGGAATCCCGCGCGGCTCCGCGTCTATTGAAGTTCTCCTTGACGGAcggtagaaataattttcaagccATAGAAGTCGAACACATCTCGTCTTTAAG TTTAAATACTCCACCTGGTACAAAAGTGCTGATCGCTTCTGGAAATTTACCAATGACCCATGGGATTATCTTACTGAGACCTTCGTACATAGCGCATGTGCTCGGAGGGAAAGTGACTAATCTCGTGGAAAAGTGGGAACTTAATAAA AAATTGGCATTGCATACAAGAGTAAGGTCGACGGACGAAGGTGGTCCCCCGCCGTGGATACCATTCGGCAAAAAGATCATAAAGGTTAACGAACACGATAAAAATTTCAAGGCTTTGGCGGAAAAAGAGAAATCTAGTAAAGAGAACGCAGAATTCGAAGCTCAGCGTAAGGACGCTATAGCTGAGGCTGCTAAGCAAGGTAGCAAAAAGATCTTTGGCGGGGGAAATAAACAG CTGTTAGACCATAGTGTACAGAAGATTGTAGATCAAGGGTTTTCTATAGACCAAGCAGAGTACGCCTTGAAAGTTAATCGAAATAATGTTGATAGAGCTTTGAAAAGTTTGCAGAAAGTAGATACCAGACACAC CACGACTAAAGAGACTCGAGAACCTCGTAACAAACGATTCGATAAGAAAGGCGAAGAAAGTAAACCGAGTAGTGGAAAAATATCTCTGTTTGATTTTCTCGAGGATAAACTGCCTTTACAGTCCGAAACTACAGAGATGAGCAATCCGTCACCGAATAGTTATACGTATAGTGCGGAAAGTAATCACGATAGAGTTGATTCTAGAAGTAACGAAGGTGCAAGTGGAAAGGGCGGAAG GGGACAAAAACTGGGGCGCGGCTATCAAGTTCCTCCAAGACATTCGGAAGAAAATAAGGGTAATAAAAAATCAAACTTTAATAATCCTGCTACCTCTCAATATTCGCAATACAACGGTGGAAACACTTCTCAACAAAACAAACCGCCGAGATTTCAACGAAACCAAGATACTCATAATTACTCTTACCAAGACACCGGCAGTAAAATGTATCAAAAGTCTCAAGTCGGTGACACCCGAAACTCCAGCTTGCAAACGCGCGCGGACGGAACTAGCATGACCGATAATAGTACCTACTTTAAAGCTTCGCACGATCAACATGGAAAGAATATCGGTACCAGCAGAAATTATAATCATCATGAGCCCGATGCCAGGAATAGGCAAACTTATGATGCTTCTTACGGTAGGCATAATCGAGCACAAGAAGACGGAACACATAGAGCTTATCCTGCAAACACAAatgataaaaattacaaaaaccaACTGAACAGATATCAACCAAATGACAGTTCTGGTGGCAAGGGGACCATTGGGCCCAACAGCCAAAGAGGCCAGAATCATTATAGTACCAATGAAAATGCGAATGCCTCTGTTGGTGGTACGTGGGTTTGGCGAGTAGGTGATAAATGTCTGGCCAAATATTGGGAGGACAATAGG TATTACGACGCGAAAGTCACTGCCGTGTCAGATAGGACGTGTGTCGTTCAGTTCAAAGGATTCGAAAACTACGAAGAAGTGCTCCAAGTGGACTGTCTACCCGTATCGGATGAT AGTGAAATTCAAGATTTCGTCATGGACCAGAAGCAGTCAGATCAATGGTTTAATAACAGGCAGCCTCGCTACGATCAACAAACACAAAATCATATAGCCG GTATGGAATTTCGAAGAGGCGGCGGTGGAGGTGCCCCTTCGAGCAAAGGTGGTTACAATAGGAAGCGTAACCAGCAACGAAGCACGCAGCCAATCTATCAACCTCCAGCTCAGCGATGTCAGAGTTCTATGCCTATGAATACTCAAAGTAATTCCTTGCTTTAA
- the Tdrd3 gene encoding tudor domain containing 3 isoform X3: MTVNIMEKLMDKGWYITDHGYNIASDSGNVADMHKVVKRLLDLDLKEIGSGQGDITQGNIVLQIQKIRNVAAPKSNEESRAAPRLLKFSLTDGRNNFQAIEVEHISSLSLNTPPGTKVLIASGNLPMTHGIILLRPSYIAHVLGGKVTNLVEKWELNKKLALHTRVRSTDEGGPPPWIPFGKKIIKVNEHDKNFKALAEKEKSSKENAEFEAQRKDAIAEAAKQGSKKIFGGGNKQLLDHSVQKIVDQGFSIDQAEYALKVNRNNVDRALKSLQKVDTRHTTTKETREPRNKRFDKKGEESKPSSGKISLFDFLEDKLPLQSETTEMSNPSPNSYTYSAESNHDRVDSRSNEGASGKGGSRGQKLGRGYQVPPRHSEENKGNKKSNFNNPATSQYSQYNGGNTSQQNKPPRFQRNQDTHNYSYQDTGSKMYQKSQVGDTRNSSLQTRADGTSMTDNSTYFKASHDQHGKNIGTSRNYNHHEPDARNRQTYDASYGRHNRAQEDGTHRAYPANTNDKNYKNQLNRYQPNDSSGGKGTIGPNSQRGQNHYSTNENANASVGGTWVWRVGDKCLAKYWEDNRYYDAKVTAVSDRTCVVQFKGFENYEEVLQVDCLPVSDDSEIQDFVMDQKQSDQWFNNRQPRYDQQTQNHIAGMEFRRGGGGGAPSSKGGYNRKRNQQRSTQPIYQPPAQRCQSSMPMNTQSNSLL, translated from the exons ATGACGGTGAATATTATGGAAAAGTTGATGGACAAAGGGTG GTACATTACAGATCATGGTTATAATATCGCAAGCGATTCTGGGAACGTCGCGGATATGCACAAGGTCGTTAAGAGATTGTTGGAC CTCGATTTAAAAGAGATTGGTAGTGGTCAAGGGGATATCACTCAGGGGAATATCGTGTTGCAAATACAAAAGATACGCAATGTAGCCGCTCCTAAGAGCAACGAGGAATCCCGCGCGGCTCCGCGTCTATTGAAGTTCTCCTTGACGGAcggtagaaataattttcaagccATAGAAGTCGAACACATCTCGTCTTTAAG TTTAAATACTCCACCTGGTACAAAAGTGCTGATCGCTTCTGGAAATTTACCAATGACCCATGGGATTATCTTACTGAGACCTTCGTACATAGCGCATGTGCTCGGAGGGAAAGTGACTAATCTCGTGGAAAAGTGGGAACTTAATAAA AAATTGGCATTGCATACAAGAGTAAGGTCGACGGACGAAGGTGGTCCCCCGCCGTGGATACCATTCGGCAAAAAGATCATAAAGGTTAACGAACACGATAAAAATTTCAAGGCTTTGGCGGAAAAAGAGAAATCTAGTAAAGAGAACGCAGAATTCGAAGCTCAGCGTAAGGACGCTATAGCTGAGGCTGCTAAGCAAGGTAGCAAAAAGATCTTTGGCGGGGGAAATAAACAG CTGTTAGACCATAGTGTACAGAAGATTGTAGATCAAGGGTTTTCTATAGACCAAGCAGAGTACGCCTTGAAAGTTAATCGAAATAATGTTGATAGAGCTTTGAAAAGTTTGCAGAAAGTAGATACCAGACACAC CACGACTAAAGAGACTCGAGAACCTCGTAACAAACGATTCGATAAGAAAGGCGAAGAAAGTAAACCGAGTAGTGGAAAAATATCTCTGTTTGATTTTCTCGAGGATAAACTGCCTTTACAGTCCGAAACTACAGAGATGAGCAATCCGTCACCGAATAGTTATACGTATAGTGCGGAAAGTAATCACGATAGAGTTGATTCTAGAAGTAACGAAGGTGCAAGTGGAAAGGGCGGAAG tAGGGGACAAAAACTGGGGCGCGGCTATCAAGTTCCTCCAAGACATTCGGAAGAAAATAAGGGTAATAAAAAATCAAACTTTAATAATCCTGCTACCTCTCAATATTCGCAATACAACGGTGGAAACACTTCTCAACAAAACAAACCGCCGAGATTTCAACGAAACCAAGATACTCATAATTACTCTTACCAAGACACCGGCAGTAAAATGTATCAAAAGTCTCAAGTCGGTGACACCCGAAACTCCAGCTTGCAAACGCGCGCGGACGGAACTAGCATGACCGATAATAGTACCTACTTTAAAGCTTCGCACGATCAACATGGAAAGAATATCGGTACCAGCAGAAATTATAATCATCATGAGCCCGATGCCAGGAATAGGCAAACTTATGATGCTTCTTACGGTAGGCATAATCGAGCACAAGAAGACGGAACACATAGAGCTTATCCTGCAAACACAAatgataaaaattacaaaaaccaACTGAACAGATATCAACCAAATGACAGTTCTGGTGGCAAGGGGACCATTGGGCCCAACAGCCAAAGAGGCCAGAATCATTATAGTACCAATGAAAATGCGAATGCCTCTGTTGGTGGTACGTGGGTTTGGCGAGTAGGTGATAAATGTCTGGCCAAATATTGGGAGGACAATAGG TATTACGACGCGAAAGTCACTGCCGTGTCAGATAGGACGTGTGTCGTTCAGTTCAAAGGATTCGAAAACTACGAAGAAGTGCTCCAAGTGGACTGTCTACCCGTATCGGATGAT AGTGAAATTCAAGATTTCGTCATGGACCAGAAGCAGTCAGATCAATGGTTTAATAACAGGCAGCCTCGCTACGATCAACAAACACAAAATCATATAGCCG GTATGGAATTTCGAAGAGGCGGCGGTGGAGGTGCCCCTTCGAGCAAAGGTGGTTACAATAGGAAGCGTAACCAGCAACGAAGCACGCAGCCAATCTATCAACCTCCAGCTCAGCGATGTCAGAGTTCTATGCCTATGAATACTCAAAGTAATTCCTTGCTTTAA